In Micromonospora sp. LH3U1, one genomic interval encodes:
- a CDS encoding SWIM zinc finger family protein: protein MTGDEDFDDLWDDDAEPVRDDGRARSFRTFAPDRRIGRTFAATWWGTAWIDAMERAAFDRGQLSRGRRYALAGQVGPITVSPGRISAPVHDGDPDLPHDTVVRVGPLSERQWDRLLDALAAKAGHIAALLDREMPPELVDTAEDAGVRLLPDHGDLESECDCPSWDQPCRHAVALAYQMSWLLDRDPFVLLLMRGRAEAELVEELRRRNARRQIAVADDAPPAGTPAEQAWAAAPVPLPAPPAPLPGVPLALAPILAGHSAPGVDAEALGLLAADAASRARHLLAAPRAELLAPEPDAWPDAVRLAAHAPRSAAVERLAEASGRAAELPRAVRAWEYAGAAGPPRTDPTDAPLDLPPEGSDTERR, encoded by the coding sequence GTGACCGGCGACGAGGATTTCGACGACCTGTGGGACGACGACGCCGAACCGGTGCGGGACGACGGACGGGCCCGCAGCTTCCGGACCTTCGCACCGGACCGCCGGATCGGCCGGACGTTCGCCGCCACCTGGTGGGGCACCGCCTGGATCGACGCCATGGAGCGGGCCGCGTTCGACCGTGGGCAGCTGAGCCGGGGCCGCCGGTACGCGCTCGCCGGTCAGGTCGGCCCGATCACCGTGAGCCCGGGGCGGATCTCCGCCCCGGTCCACGATGGCGACCCGGACCTTCCGCACGACACCGTGGTGCGCGTCGGCCCGCTCTCCGAGCGCCAGTGGGACCGGCTGCTCGACGCGCTCGCCGCGAAGGCCGGGCACATCGCCGCGCTGCTCGATCGGGAGATGCCGCCTGAGCTGGTCGACACCGCCGAGGACGCCGGCGTACGCCTGCTGCCCGACCACGGCGACCTGGAGTCGGAGTGCGACTGCCCGTCCTGGGACCAGCCCTGCCGGCACGCCGTGGCGCTGGCCTACCAGATGTCCTGGCTGCTGGATCGCGACCCGTTCGTGCTGCTGCTGATGCGTGGGCGGGCCGAGGCCGAGCTGGTCGAGGAACTGCGTCGCCGCAACGCCCGGCGGCAGATCGCGGTGGCGGACGACGCCCCGCCGGCCGGCACCCCGGCGGAGCAAGCCTGGGCCGCGGCCCCGGTCCCGCTACCGGCCCCACCCGCGCCGCTGCCCGGCGTACCGCTGGCGCTCGCCCCGATCCTCGCCGGACACTCCGCGCCCGGCGTCGACGCCGAGGCGCTCGGGCTGCTCGCGGCCGACGCCGCTTCCCGGGCCCGGCACCTGCTCGCCGCCCCCCGCGCGGAGCTGCTCGCGCCGGAGCCCGACGCCTGGCCCGACGCCGTCCGGCTGGCCGCCCATGCGCCGCGTTCGGCGGCCGTCGAGCGGCTCGCCGAGGCCAGCGGGCGAGCGGCGGAACTGCCCCGGGCCGTCCGGGCCTGGGAGTACGCCGGCGCGGCCGGCCCGCCTCGCACCGACCCGACTGATGCCCCGCTCGACCTGCCGCCGGAGGGGTCCGACACCGAACGTCGGTGA
- a CDS encoding DNA glycosylase AlkZ-like family protein, protein MVPHQLDRVQARRIAVRAQLLADPRPTDLLTVVRQLTLVQIDPTAAVAPSADLVCWSRLGSSYQPSHLRQALEQDRTLFEHQAMVRPMDDLGLYLAAMAAWPSHERQREWLRGNDSFRRDVLDLLGRSGPLLSRDIPDTCSVPWPSSGWTNNRNVTQMLEFLVLRGEVAVAGRQGRQRLWDVSERVYPAGTPVVPLEQAHRVRNERRLRALGIARERAMVVPGEPAEVGDAGEPAVVEGVPGVWRVDPAALGQPFTGRTALLSPFDRLVHDRVRLADLFEYEYVLEMYKPKASRRWGYFALPILHGDRLVGKVDATADRRRGMLTVHAIHEDVPFTSELTRAVHDELHDLASWLSLTAEGLR, encoded by the coding sequence GTGGTTCCCCACCAACTCGATCGGGTGCAGGCACGACGGATCGCCGTGCGGGCCCAGTTGCTGGCCGATCCGCGACCGACCGACCTGCTCACGGTGGTGCGTCAGCTGACGCTGGTGCAGATCGACCCGACAGCGGCCGTCGCGCCCAGCGCGGATCTGGTCTGCTGGAGCCGGCTCGGCTCGTCGTACCAGCCGTCGCACCTGCGGCAGGCACTGGAACAGGACCGGACGCTCTTCGAGCACCAGGCGATGGTGCGACCGATGGACGATCTCGGTCTCTACCTCGCGGCGATGGCGGCCTGGCCCAGTCACGAGCGGCAGCGCGAGTGGCTGCGCGGCAACGACTCGTTCCGGCGGGACGTGCTCGACCTGCTCGGCCGCTCCGGGCCTCTGCTCTCCCGCGACATCCCAGACACGTGTTCGGTGCCCTGGCCGTCGTCGGGCTGGACCAACAACCGCAACGTCACGCAGATGCTGGAGTTCCTGGTCCTACGCGGCGAGGTCGCTGTCGCTGGCCGGCAGGGCCGACAGCGGTTGTGGGACGTGTCCGAGAGGGTCTATCCGGCGGGTACGCCGGTGGTCCCGTTGGAGCAGGCGCACCGGGTCCGCAACGAACGCCGGTTGCGCGCACTGGGCATCGCACGGGAGCGGGCGATGGTGGTGCCCGGCGAGCCGGCGGAGGTCGGTGACGCTGGCGAGCCGGCGGTCGTCGAGGGCGTGCCAGGGGTCTGGCGAGTGGACCCGGCCGCGCTCGGGCAGCCCTTCACCGGGCGTACCGCGCTGTTGTCGCCGTTCGACCGGCTGGTGCACGACCGGGTCCGCCTCGCGGACCTTTTCGAGTACGAGTACGTGCTGGAGATGTACAAACCGAAGGCGAGTCGACGGTGGGGCTACTTCGCGTTGCCGATCCTGCACGGCGACCGGTTGGTGGGGAAGGTCGACGCCACGGCCGACCGCCGGCGGGGCATGCTCACCGTGCACGCCATCCATGAGGACGTGCCCTTCACTTCGGAGTTGACCCGGGCCGTGCATGACGAGCTGCACGACCTCGCGTCCTGGCTCTCGCTGACCGCCGAGGGCCTGCGCTGA
- a CDS encoding transporter → MIWLTWRQHRKQAFFTLLGFAALAALMVPIGLSMRHSFADLGLADCARQLAGTNVADATRETCDAGFRRFTNRYGSLNLVAVLLLTLPVLVGLFWGAPLVAREVEQGTHRFVWTQGVGRARWALVKFGLVGAATVLAAVCYGLGMSWWVEPLTQAASEGRLGLIVFDLQGVAPIGYTLFAVALGIFAGTVWKRMLPAMGITLAGFIGVRAAVAILARPHYQSAKTLTFPTEGVTEAAMRRGDWVLSQGIRNPDGTMIAEDTRIQCPPGGKGPNGDVCGSELGLEPGAYNWQLYQPADRFWLFQGIETGIFVALALLLLYLAVRRVRRIA, encoded by the coding sequence ATGATCTGGTTGACCTGGCGGCAACACCGCAAGCAGGCGTTCTTCACCCTGCTGGGCTTCGCGGCGCTGGCCGCCCTGATGGTGCCGATCGGCCTGTCGATGCGGCACAGCTTCGCCGACCTCGGGCTGGCGGACTGCGCACGCCAGCTTGCCGGCACGAACGTGGCCGACGCGACCCGGGAGACCTGCGACGCGGGCTTCCGCCGATTCACCAACCGGTACGGCAGCCTGAACCTGGTGGCCGTACTGCTGCTCACCCTGCCGGTGCTGGTCGGCCTGTTCTGGGGTGCCCCTCTGGTCGCCCGCGAGGTGGAGCAGGGCACGCACCGGTTCGTCTGGACCCAGGGCGTCGGCCGTGCCCGCTGGGCGCTGGTGAAGTTCGGCCTGGTCGGCGCGGCGACGGTGCTCGCGGCGGTCTGCTACGGGCTGGGCATGTCGTGGTGGGTCGAGCCACTGACCCAGGCCGCGAGCGAGGGCCGGCTCGGCCTGATCGTGTTCGACCTGCAGGGCGTCGCCCCGATCGGCTACACCCTCTTCGCCGTGGCGCTCGGCATCTTCGCCGGCACCGTCTGGAAGCGGATGCTGCCCGCCATGGGCATCACCCTGGCCGGGTTCATCGGCGTACGGGCGGCCGTGGCGATCCTGGCCCGGCCGCACTACCAGTCCGCCAAGACCCTCACCTTCCCGACCGAGGGGGTCACGGAGGCCGCCATGAGGCGCGGCGACTGGGTCCTCAGCCAGGGCATCCGCAACCCCGACGGGACGATGATCGCGGAGGACACCCGGATCCAGTGCCCGCCGGGTGGCAAGGGACCCAACGGTGATGTCTGCGGCTCCGAGCTGGGCCTCGAACCGGGCGCGTACAACTGGCAGCTGTACCAGCCGGCGGACCGGTTCTGGCTGTTCCAGGGCATCGAGACGGGCATCTTCGTCGCCCTTGCCCTGCTCCTGCTCTACCTGGCCGTACGCCGGGTCCGCCGGATCGCGTAG
- a CDS encoding ABC transporter ATP-binding protein gives MDMVLEADRLGKRYGSTWALRDCSLHLPAGRIAALVGPNGAGKSTLLHLAVGLLKPDAGAVRVFGRSPYGDTEGLADIGFVAQDTPLYRDFTAAELVIAGGKLNRRWDAALARTRLAQLGIPPDRPVGKLSGGQRAQVALALALAKRPRLLLLDEPVASLDPLARREFLQSLMGSVAESGTTVLLSSHLLADLERVCDHLIVLNASQVQLTGAVDDLVAEHRQLVGPRHDGGAIGGVAAVIRASHTDRQSTMLVRTDGPITDPGWTVREVSLEDVVLAYLADGTTQTSHSEWGVPA, from the coding sequence ATGGACATGGTCTTGGAAGCAGACCGGCTCGGCAAGCGGTACGGCAGCACCTGGGCGTTGCGGGACTGCTCGCTGCATCTGCCGGCCGGCCGGATCGCCGCGCTGGTCGGGCCGAACGGCGCGGGCAAGAGCACGCTGCTGCACCTGGCCGTCGGGCTGCTCAAGCCCGACGCGGGCGCGGTCCGGGTGTTCGGCAGGTCGCCGTACGGCGACACGGAGGGCCTGGCCGACATCGGGTTCGTCGCCCAGGACACCCCGTTGTACCGGGATTTCACCGCAGCCGAGCTGGTCATTGCCGGCGGCAAGCTCAACCGGCGGTGGGACGCGGCGCTGGCCCGTACCCGGCTGGCGCAGCTCGGGATCCCGCCCGACCGGCCGGTCGGCAAGCTGTCCGGCGGGCAGCGGGCCCAGGTGGCGCTCGCCCTCGCGCTGGCCAAGCGGCCCCGGCTGCTGCTGCTCGACGAGCCGGTCGCCAGCCTCGACCCGCTCGCCCGACGGGAGTTCCTCCAGTCGCTGATGGGCAGCGTCGCGGAGTCAGGCACCACCGTCCTGCTCTCCTCGCACCTGCTGGCCGACCTGGAAAGGGTCTGCGACCACCTGATCGTGCTCAACGCCTCCCAGGTACAGCTCACCGGCGCGGTCGACGACCTGGTCGCCGAACACCGCCAACTGGTCGGCCCACGGCACGACGGCGGCGCTATCGGGGGCGTCGCCGCCGTGATCCGGGCCAGCCACACCGACCGGCAGTCCACAATGCTGGTCCGCACCGATGGCCCGATCACCGATCCCGGCTGGACGGTGCGCGAGGTCAGCCTGGAGGACGTCGTCCTGGCCTACCTGGCCGATGGCACCACGCAGACCAGTCACAGCGAGTGGGGGGTGCCAGCATGA
- a CDS encoding GntR family transcriptional regulator gives MIEFVLDSRSKVNTYMQLVQQVKQALRVGLLVPGDQLPKVRDVAQSLAINPNTVLKAYRELEIEGLVGGRPGVGTFVRRTLAGASLPNQAELRDDLVAWLHRAQAAGLTAEDVIALVETTLRATLADDAPQKEPA, from the coding sequence GTGATCGAGTTTGTGCTGGACAGCCGGTCGAAGGTGAACACCTACATGCAGCTCGTGCAGCAGGTGAAACAGGCACTGCGGGTTGGCCTGCTGGTGCCGGGCGACCAGTTGCCGAAAGTCCGGGACGTCGCGCAGTCGCTGGCGATCAACCCGAACACGGTGCTGAAGGCGTACCGGGAGCTGGAGATCGAGGGTCTGGTCGGCGGCCGACCCGGGGTGGGCACGTTCGTCCGGCGCACCCTGGCCGGCGCGTCCCTGCCCAACCAGGCCGAGCTGCGCGACGACCTGGTCGCCTGGCTGCACCGGGCGCAGGCCGCAGGCCTCACGGCCGAGGACGTCATCGCCCTGGTGGAGACCACGCTGCGAGCCACCCTCGCCGACGACGCCCCCCAGAAGGAGCCCGCGTGA
- a CDS encoding Nramp family divalent metal transporter: MVTNELTASTTTPLQAARARGRVRGRLILLGPAFVAAVAYVDPGNFATNSAAGARYGYLLVWVVVVANLMAMLVQTLTAKLGLATGRSLPELCRERMPRPVNRLMWVQAELVAMATDLAEVIGGAVALYLLFGIPLLPGGIIIGTAAFAVLALRSRGYRAFEVVIAVLLGVIVLAFAANLLASGSDPASAMAGLVPRLQGTDSVLLAAGILGATVMPHVIYVHSALTRDRIPAADDTERRTLFRGQRTDVLLALSAAGAVNLAMLLIAAASFRGGGPGGADSLEGVHAGLGQTIGTAAAFGFAVALLVSGLASTSVGTYAGEVIMQGFLRRRIPLLLRRLVTLLPALAVLAIGLDPTRALVLSQVILSFGIPFALIPVVAFTRRRDLMGNLVNHPLTTAAASLVAILVVALNAFLLWQIVAG; this comes from the coding sequence ATGGTCACCAACGAACTCACGGCGTCGACGACAACGCCGTTGCAGGCCGCCCGCGCCAGGGGTCGGGTCCGCGGGCGGCTGATCCTGCTCGGCCCGGCGTTCGTCGCCGCCGTCGCCTACGTCGACCCCGGCAACTTCGCCACCAACTCCGCCGCCGGAGCCCGCTACGGATACCTGTTGGTCTGGGTCGTGGTGGTGGCCAACCTGATGGCGATGCTGGTGCAGACACTCACCGCGAAACTGGGTCTCGCCACCGGGCGCAGCCTTCCTGAGCTCTGCCGGGAACGCATGCCTCGGCCGGTGAACCGGCTGATGTGGGTGCAGGCCGAGTTGGTCGCCATGGCCACCGACCTGGCCGAGGTGATCGGTGGTGCGGTCGCCCTGTACCTGCTCTTCGGCATCCCACTGCTGCCCGGCGGGATCATCATCGGCACGGCCGCGTTCGCCGTGCTCGCCCTGCGCTCGCGCGGCTACCGCGCCTTCGAGGTTGTCATCGCCGTCCTGCTCGGGGTGATCGTCCTGGCCTTCGCCGCCAACCTGCTCGCCTCCGGCTCCGACCCTGCCTCGGCCATGGCCGGTCTGGTGCCGCGCCTACAGGGCACGGACAGCGTGCTGTTGGCCGCCGGCATCCTCGGCGCGACCGTCATGCCGCACGTCATCTACGTGCACTCCGCGCTCACCCGCGACCGCATTCCCGCCGCCGACGACACCGAGCGTCGGACCCTGTTCCGCGGCCAGCGCACCGACGTGCTGCTCGCGCTGAGCGCGGCCGGGGCGGTCAACCTCGCCATGCTGCTGATCGCGGCGGCCAGCTTCCGTGGTGGCGGCCCGGGTGGCGCGGACAGCCTGGAGGGGGTGCACGCCGGGCTCGGCCAGACCATCGGCACCGCCGCGGCGTTCGGGTTCGCCGTCGCCCTGTTGGTCTCCGGGCTCGCCTCCACGAGCGTCGGCACCTATGCCGGCGAGGTGATCATGCAGGGCTTCCTGCGGCGGCGCATTCCGCTGCTGCTGCGCCGGCTGGTCACCCTGCTGCCCGCTCTGGCCGTGCTCGCCATCGGCCTCGACCCGACCCGAGCCCTGGTGCTGTCCCAGGTCATCCTCAGCTTCGGTATCCCGTTCGCGCTGATCCCGGTGGTCGCCTTCACCCGCCGTCGCGACCTGATGGGCAACCTGGTCAACCACCCGCTCACCACCGCCGCTGCGTCCCTGGTGGCCATCCTGGTGGTCGCCCTCAACGCCTTCCTGCTCTGGCAGATCGTCGCCGGCTGA
- a CDS encoding lectin: MRWNVRRVAAGGFGLVLGAVLALAQVAPAQAESNGGVRVMPLGDSITDGYNVPGGYRINLWQRLAGGGYTVDFVGSQFNGPASLGDHDHQGHSGWRIDQLDANIVGWLRATDPRTVLLHIGTNDVNQNYDLANAPARLSALIDKIRSTVPAAEVFVATITPESDATREARVQAFNAAIPGIVAQKGSQVHLVDMHSALGTADLADGVHPNAGGYDKMAARWYDALRSVPGSLVPVGGPPVGTPVNLLNPSSGRCLDVSGASTTAGAQVIIWDCHGGANQRWTRTAAGELRVYGDRCLDVAGGASADGTKVQIWTCNGSGAQRFTFRSDGAIVLTAAGKCVDVASAGTANGTTVQLWTCNGSVAQRWSVRG; encoded by the coding sequence ATGCGATGGAACGTACGACGGGTCGCCGCCGGGGGCTTCGGGCTCGTCCTCGGCGCCGTGCTGGCGTTGGCCCAGGTCGCGCCCGCGCAGGCCGAGTCGAACGGCGGGGTACGGGTGATGCCGCTCGGTGACTCGATCACCGACGGGTACAACGTGCCCGGCGGATACCGGATCAACCTGTGGCAGCGGCTGGCCGGTGGTGGCTACACCGTCGACTTCGTCGGCTCGCAGTTCAACGGACCGGCCAGCCTCGGCGACCACGATCACCAGGGCCACTCGGGGTGGCGGATCGACCAACTCGACGCCAACATCGTCGGCTGGTTGCGGGCCACCGATCCGCGTACGGTGCTGCTGCACATCGGCACCAACGACGTGAACCAGAACTACGATCTGGCCAACGCGCCGGCCCGGCTGTCCGCGCTGATCGACAAGATCAGGTCGACGGTGCCGGCGGCCGAGGTGTTCGTCGCCACCATCACCCCGGAATCCGACGCGACCCGGGAGGCGCGGGTGCAGGCGTTCAACGCGGCGATCCCCGGCATCGTGGCGCAGAAGGGCAGCCAGGTGCACCTGGTCGACATGCACTCCGCGCTCGGGACCGCCGACCTGGCCGACGGCGTCCACCCCAACGCCGGTGGGTACGACAAGATGGCCGCCCGCTGGTATGACGCGCTGCGGTCCGTGCCCGGCAGCCTGGTCCCGGTGGGCGGGCCCCCGGTGGGCACCCCGGTCAACCTGCTCAACCCGAGCTCGGGGCGCTGCCTGGACGTCTCCGGCGCCAGCACCACCGCCGGCGCCCAGGTCATCATCTGGGACTGTCACGGCGGCGCCAACCAGCGTTGGACCCGTACGGCGGCAGGGGAGTTGCGGGTCTACGGTGACCGGTGCCTGGACGTGGCGGGCGGCGCGAGCGCCGACGGCACCAAAGTGCAGATCTGGACCTGCAACGGCAGCGGCGCACAGCGCTTCACCTTCCGTTCCGACGGGGCGATCGTGCTCACCGCCGCCGGCAAGTGCGTCGATGTGGCATCCGCCGGCACGGCCAACGGCACGACCGTCCAGCTCTGGACCTGTAACGGCAGCGTCGCCCAGCGCTGGTCAGTCCGTGGGTGA
- a CDS encoding nitronate monooxygenase yields the protein MSVLSTLRHPIIAAPMAGGPSTPALVGAVSAAGGLGFLAAGMIDTERLVGDIADVRARTDRPFGVNVFLPDPGGVDEAAIQAYAERLAPQAAQRGVSLGEPVGGDDAYPEKLAALLADPVPVVSFVFGLPDRAAVAALRGRGTEVWATVTRPDAVTAAVDLGVDAVVVQGTEAGGHRGGLPDDDDYALLPLLRLAAARCDRPLVAAGGVVDGPGVAAVLAAGAAAAQLGTAFLHCPEAGSSPMHRAAVAGAAPTALTRAYTGKRARGVANDFLRQHDVAAPTGYPQVLHLTRPLLAAARRDGDASVANLWAGQAHPLARDLPAAEVVAEVSAGARAALAAVLDRSTRWG from the coding sequence ATGTCCGTGCTGTCCACGTTGCGTCACCCGATCATCGCCGCCCCGATGGCCGGCGGCCCGTCCACGCCAGCGCTCGTGGGAGCCGTCTCCGCGGCCGGCGGGCTGGGCTTCCTGGCCGCCGGCATGATCGACACCGAGCGGCTGGTCGGCGACATCGCCGATGTCCGCGCGCGTACCGACCGGCCGTTCGGCGTCAACGTCTTCCTGCCCGACCCTGGCGGCGTCGACGAGGCCGCCATCCAGGCGTACGCCGAACGGCTCGCCCCGCAGGCAGCCCAGCGCGGGGTGAGCCTGGGTGAGCCGGTGGGCGGCGACGACGCGTACCCGGAGAAGCTGGCCGCGCTGCTCGCGGACCCGGTCCCGGTCGTGTCCTTCGTGTTCGGGCTGCCCGATCGGGCAGCGGTGGCCGCCCTGCGCGGGCGGGGCACCGAGGTGTGGGCCACGGTCACCCGCCCGGACGCCGTGACGGCCGCTGTCGACCTGGGTGTGGACGCGGTGGTGGTGCAGGGCACCGAGGCCGGTGGGCATCGCGGCGGTCTGCCGGACGACGACGACTACGCGCTGCTGCCGCTGCTCCGGCTGGCCGCCGCCCGCTGCGACCGGCCGCTGGTGGCCGCGGGCGGCGTCGTCGACGGCCCGGGAGTGGCCGCTGTGCTGGCTGCCGGTGCCGCCGCCGCGCAGCTCGGCACGGCGTTCCTGCACTGCCCGGAGGCGGGCAGTTCGCCGATGCACCGGGCGGCGGTGGCCGGTGCGGCGCCGACCGCGTTGACGCGGGCGTACACCGGCAAGCGGGCCCGTGGCGTGGCCAACGACTTCCTGCGCCAGCACGACGTGGCGGCGCCGACCGGTTACCCCCAGGTGCTGCACCTGACGCGTCCACTGCTGGCCGCCGCGCGGCGCGACGGGGACGCGTCGGTCGCGAACCTGTGGGCCGGGCAGGCGCACCCGCTGGCCCGGGACCTGCCGGCGGCCGAGGTGGTCGCCGAGGTGAGTGCCGGTGCCCGAGCCGCGCTGGCGGCAGTGCTCGATCGATCGACCCGCTGGGGATGA
- a CDS encoding cellulose binding domain-containing protein — MIEIGAQVDLSHPPDRVWLALTDRTLLGRWFAEAEMVEGVRDRLLLHSAGLPGFEANVEVEVTERQVPELLVLACDEAGRLSELTCTVTATKQGCRLEVREVTTHGAWSAEQHEPREQQLRQALTVRLPAILDWVAFQQVDLRRDDGGMTTELPLIGAFGKGPARARRRRRRMAAVLAGVVVIGGLAAWAAFPGDTNQSAAPPASPSPSPSVTAAAPIDTPTATTSVRPSRTAASATARPSRSPSAKPSRTPESAPPPPPPLPLTASYDTDSSRLFGYTGEVVVGNPAGTPVGGWVVVVNLADGSTVDDVDGADWRQNGQTVTFTGAAVPAGGSQTFRFDVRDNRPKAREPETCTVSGNPCTGL, encoded by the coding sequence GTGATCGAGATCGGTGCGCAGGTCGACCTGTCCCACCCGCCCGACCGGGTCTGGCTCGCATTGACCGATCGGACGTTGCTCGGCCGGTGGTTCGCCGAGGCCGAGATGGTGGAGGGCGTACGGGACCGGCTGCTGCTGCACTCGGCCGGGCTGCCCGGCTTCGAAGCCAACGTCGAGGTCGAGGTGACCGAGCGGCAGGTGCCGGAACTCCTCGTGCTGGCCTGCGACGAGGCCGGCCGGCTCAGCGAGCTGACCTGCACGGTCACGGCCACGAAGCAGGGCTGCCGGCTGGAGGTACGGGAGGTCACCACGCACGGGGCGTGGTCCGCCGAGCAGCACGAACCACGCGAGCAGCAACTCCGGCAGGCGCTGACCGTGCGACTGCCCGCCATTCTCGACTGGGTCGCCTTCCAGCAGGTCGACCTGCGCCGCGACGACGGCGGGATGACCACCGAACTACCGCTGATCGGGGCGTTCGGCAAGGGCCCCGCCCGCGCGCGTCGGCGTCGTCGCCGGATGGCCGCGGTGCTGGCCGGGGTGGTGGTCATCGGAGGACTGGCCGCGTGGGCCGCGTTCCCGGGTGACACGAACCAGAGCGCCGCGCCGCCCGCGTCGCCGTCGCCGTCGCCCTCCGTGACGGCCGCCGCGCCTATCGACACGCCGACGGCGACGACCTCGGTACGCCCCTCACGGACGGCCGCGTCGGCGACCGCCCGACCGAGCCGGAGTCCGTCGGCGAAGCCGTCGCGCACCCCCGAGTCGGCGCCCCCGCCCCCGCCTCCGCTGCCGCTGACCGCCAGCTACGACACCGACTCCAGCCGGCTGTTCGGCTACACCGGCGAAGTGGTGGTCGGCAACCCCGCGGGCACACCCGTGGGGGGCTGGGTCGTGGTGGTCAACCTCGCCGACGGCAGCACTGTCGACGACGTCGACGGCGCGGACTGGCGACAGAATGGGCAGACGGTCACCTTCACCGGGGCGGCCGTGCCGGCCGGAGGGTCGCAGACGTTCCGCTTCGACGTCCGCGACAACCGGCCGAAGGCCAGGGAACCGGAGACCTGCACCGTGAGCGGTAACCCCTGTACCGGCCTCTGA
- a CDS encoding CG0192-related protein, with the protein MALLHRATLRPTKLDLLAAWLPGRPWFAGPTGVSAAPAGVDVVSRAAYRFDDPAGEVGIETMLVGVADGPVHQVPLTYRAAPLDGADDWLVGTTEHSVLGPRWVYDGCVDPVYVAALAHAILTGSGQAEQYVEVDGRRELREPTVTVVVSGAGDLDVPPVGAVRRVVDEDRTLIDTDSVELVVVRRPGAGADGAAGVTLSGRWDGQPTTVPLAYAKRL; encoded by the coding sequence ATGGCACTGCTGCACCGCGCGACCCTGCGCCCCACGAAGCTCGATCTGCTGGCAGCCTGGCTGCCCGGCCGACCCTGGTTCGCCGGGCCGACCGGCGTCTCCGCAGCGCCGGCCGGCGTCGATGTGGTGAGCCGGGCCGCTTACCGCTTCGACGACCCGGCCGGCGAGGTCGGTATCGAGACGATGCTGGTCGGCGTCGCGGACGGGCCGGTCCATCAGGTTCCGCTCACCTACCGCGCCGCGCCGCTCGACGGTGCCGACGACTGGCTGGTCGGCACCACCGAGCATTCGGTGCTCGGCCCGCGTTGGGTGTACGACGGCTGCGTCGACCCGGTGTACGTCGCCGCGCTCGCGCACGCGATCCTCACCGGCAGCGGCCAGGCCGAGCAGTACGTCGAGGTCGACGGCCGGCGGGAACTGCGTGAGCCGACGGTGACGGTCGTCGTCAGCGGCGCTGGCGACCTCGACGTGCCCCCGGTCGGCGCCGTGCGACGGGTGGTCGACGAGGATCGCACGCTCATCGACACCGATTCCGTCGAGCTGGTCGTCGTCCGCCGGCCCGGCGCCGGGGCCGACGGGGCAGCCGGGGTCACCCTGAGCGGCAGGTGGGACGGTCAGCCGACGACCGTGCCGCTGGCGTACGCCAAAAGGCTCTGA